Proteins encoded within one genomic window of Anopheles gambiae chromosome 3, idAnoGambNW_F1_1, whole genome shotgun sequence:
- the LOC1269244 gene encoding sodium/hydrogen exchanger 8 — MTQSLKDTMKSAGIYFLVVCAFLFTSFYNVASDAANQRPTVPGSPGATGTTAASPSVVLAAIHHGNASVSASTVATVPSASPAPAPATANGTAATATAPPNGGNTSTSSATMSPEKSAVEQEHYSSMSIFFVLCVIALGILLIHMMLQTGFQYLPESIVVVFLGALIGLILNVSSVKHIANWEREEVFSPTAFFLVLLPPIIFESGYNLHKGNFFQNIGSILVFAIIGTTISALVIGSGVYLLGLAEVAYRLNFVESFAFGSLISAVDPVATVAIFHALDVDPVLNMLVFGESILNDAISIVLTTTVMPMVSDSGSSTGESIFSALNTFCMMFFASAGIGVVFALMSALLLKHVDLRKHPSLEFGLMLVFTYAPYVLAEGIHLSGIMAILFCGIVMSHYTHFNLSTVTQITMQQTMRTLAFIAETCVFAYLGLAIFSFKHRCELSFVIWAIVLCLIGRACNIFPLAWLVNRFREHKITNRMAFIMWFSGLRGAISYALSLHMQFSTEESRHVVITTTLIIVLFTTLFFGGSTMPLMKYLQGGKKVKRTARAGRAGRKRKEKALSLSKTREWGQAIDSEHLSELTEEEEVSFTQSRIGGFTRWDRKFFTPFFTRRFTHQELHDCKSQMADLTNKWYQAIRISPDDPDEEDEDDPDTDAISERSTTNIVFPGPSSRSTKS; from the exons ATGACTCAATCGCTCAAGGACACGATGAAGTCGGCCGGAATCTACTTTCTAGTGGTCTGTGCGTTCCTGTTCACCTCGTTCTACAATGTCGCGTCGGACGCGGCCAACCAGCGGCCGACGGTGCCCGGTTCGCCCGGCGCCACCGGTACGACAGCGGCATCGCCATCCGTCGTACTGGCAGCGATCCACCACGGCAATGCATCCGTCTCTGCGTCCACCGTCGCCACTGTACCGTCTGCCTCCCCGGCTCCTGCTCCGGCCACCGCCAACGGTACGGCGGCGACGGCAACCGCACCACCGAACGGCGGCAACACCAGCACATCATCCGCCACGATGTCGCCGGAGAAGAGCGCGGTGGAGCAGGAGCACTACAGCTCGATGTCGATCTTTTTCGTGCTGTGCGTGATCGCGCTCGGCATCCTGCTGATCCACATGATGCTGCAGACCGGCTTCCAGTACCTGCCGGAAAGCATCGTGGTCGTGTTTTTGGGCGCCCTGATCGGGCTCATCCTGAACGTATCGTCCGTCAAGCACATCGCCAACTGGGAGCGGGAGGAAGTGTTCTCGCCGACCGCGTTCttcctggtgctgctgcccccGATCATCTTCGAGTCCGGGTACAACCTGCACAAGGGCAACTTTTTCCAGAACATTGGCTCCATACTGGTGTTTGCCATCATTGGGACGACAATTTCGGCGCTCGTGATCGGATCGGGCGTTTATCTGCTCGGGCTGGCGGAGGTGGCGTACCGGCTGAACTTTGTCGAATCGTTCGCCTTCGGATCGCTCATATCGGCCGTCGATCCGGTCGCGACGGTGGCCATCTTTCACGCGCTCGACGTGGACCCGGTGCTAAACATGCTGGTGTTTGGCGAGTCCATCCTGAACGATGCCATTTCGATCGTGCTGACGACGACGGTCATGCCGATGGTGTCCGATTCCGGCAGCAGCACGGGCGAGTCCATCTTCTCCGCACTGAACACGTTCTGCATGATGTTCTTCGCGTCGGCCGGCATTGGCGTGGTGTTTGCGCTGATGAGCGCACTGCTGCTCAAGCACGTCGATCTGCGCAAGCACCCGTCGCTCGAGTTCGGCCTGATGCTGGTGTTTACGTACGCGCCGTACGTGCTGGCCGAGGGCATCCATCTGTCCGGCATAATGGCGATCCTGTTCTGCGGCATCGTAATGTCCCACTACACCCACTTCAACCTGTCGACGGTGACGCAAATCACGATGCAGCAAACGATGCGCACGCTCGCGTTCATTGCGGAAACGTGCGTGTTCGCGTACCTCGGGCTGGCCATCTTTTCCTTCAAGCACCGGTGCGAGCTGTCGTTCGTGATCTGGGCGATCGTGCTGTGCCTGATCGGGCGCGCCTGCAACATCTTCCCGCTGGCCTGGCTGGTGAACCGGTTCCGCGAGCACAAGATCACCAACCGGATGGCGTTCATCATGTGGTTCTCGGGGTTGCGCGGTGCCATCTCGTACGCGCTGTCGCTGCACATGCAGTTCAGCACGGAGGAGTCGCGGCACGTGGTCATCACGACCACGCTGATCATCGTGCTCTTTACGACGCTGTTCTTTGGCGGGTCGACGATGCCGCTGATGAAGTACCTGCAGGGCGGCAAGAAGGTAAAGCGCACGGCACGGGCAGGGCGTGCGGGCCGCAAGCGCAAGGAAAAGGCGCTGTCGCTGAGTAAGACGCGCGAGTGGGGCCAGGCGATCGATTCCGAGCATCTGTCCGAGCtgacggaggaggaggaggtcagCTTTACCCAGTCCCGCATCGGTGGCTTTACCCGGTGGGATCGAAAGTTCTTCACGCCGTTCTTTACGCGTCGCTTTACGCATCAG GAGCTTCACGATTGCAAGAGCCAGATGGCCGACCTGACCAACAAATGGTACCAGGCGATCCGAATATCCCCCGACGATccggacgaggaggacgaggatgaTCCCGATACGGATGCCATTTCGGAACGTTCCACGACCAACATCGTGTTCCCTGGGCCGAGCAGCCGCAGCACCAAATCCTGA
- the LOC1269243 gene encoding transmembrane protein 115, producing the protein MASSNNALYLRQQMAALLGSTSTSIKFICIATLVGYLISFSERISVMLCVTPGYLMPPTFWVWTIFTYFFIEQHFWEVLVDLVTVGLCGKLIEPSWGQMEMLHYFAITNTGVAILTSLYYLLYSMATADAEILFNVRIYGLAGMNAAISVAVTQIMPDHLIARTPIGKFSNRNVPLTVVIASILLWAVGLLDGTYPAMFASGLYVSWVYLRFYQRHSNGTRGDSAENFRFASFFPNVLQPFIAIFANPVYLCCLRIGLVKRLSPPQSNSGSLHSVSVQLPGVDPHDMERRRQIALKALSERLSKTTDSSRQNTVPKSFPQTTGKHHHHHHHHGQHHHGGHGHSHGHHHQQQQPQFGGLPPFTGFPMTVDRPAIALPPPPTSSSSGGKQLPAAPLPVASSQLGTASLPSPDPVEGLPKSPSVSSNLINLDATNVVSSSGSSTGGGPTTSTM; encoded by the exons ATGGCGAGCAGCAACAATGCACTGTACCTCCGGCAGCAGATGGCGGCCCTGCTCGGCAGCACCTCGACGTCGATCAAGTTCATCTGCATCGCCACGCTGGTCGGCTACCTGATTTCCTTCTCCGAGCGCATATCGGTGATGCTGTGCGTGACGCCCGGCTACCTGATGCCGCCCACCTTCTGGGTGTGGACCATCTTTACCTACTTCTTCATCGAGCAGCACTTCTGGGAGGTGCTGGTCGATCTGGTGACGGTCGGGCTGTGCGGCAAGCTGATCGAACCGTCCTGGGGCCAGATGGAGATGCTGCACTACTTCGCCATCACCAACACGGGGGTGGCCATCCTGACCAGCCTCTACTATCTGCTCTACTCGATGGCAACAGCCGATGCGGAGATTCTGTTCAACGTTCGCATCTACGGGCTGGCCGGCATGAATGCAG CGATAAGTGTAGCCGTTACGCAGATAATGCCCGACCATCTGATAGCCCGAACACCGATCGGTAAATTCTCCAACCG AAACGTACCATTGACCGTTGTCATAGCATCGATTTTGCTATGGGCCGTCGGGCTACTGGATGGCACCTATCCGGCAATGTTCGCATCGGGCCTGTACGTGTCCTGGGTGTATCTGCGGTTCTACCAGCGGCACTCGAACGGTACGCGCGGCGACAGTGCGGAAAACTTCCGCTTCGCCAGCTTCTTCCCGAACGTGCTGCAACCGTTCATTGCGATCTTCGCGAACCCTGTGTACCTGTGCTGTCTGCGGATAGGGCTGGTGAAGCGGCTAAGCCCACCGCAGTCAAACTCTGGCTCGCTGCACTCGGTCAGCGTGCAGCTGCCCGGCGTGGATCCACACGACATGGAACGGCGGCG ACAAATTGCGTTGAAAGCATTAAGCGAGCGGTTATCGAAAACGACCGACTCCAGCCGTCAGAATACCGTGCCGAAATCGTTCCCACAAACAACCGGcaaacaccatcatcatcatcatcatcacgggCAACACCATCACGGTGGGCATGGGCATAGCCAcgggcatcatcatcagcagcagcagccacagttTGGTGGGCTGCCACCGTTTACCGGTTTCCCGATGACCGTGGACCGTCCAGCGATAGCATTACCTCCGCCACCCACGAGCAGTAGTAGCGGTGGCAAACAGCTACCAGCGGCACCGCTCCCAGTGGCATCCTCCCAGCTGGGCACCGCTAGTCTACCGTCCCCGGACCCAGTGGAAGGACTGCCCAAATCCCCATCCGTATCCTCCAACCTGATCAACCTGGACGCGACGAACGTTGTCAGCAGTAGTGGTAGCAGTACCGGCGGTGGACCGACAACGTCCACGATGTAA
- the LOC1269242 gene encoding chromobox protein homolog 3, which translates to MGRTKEPKNTNGNSGNDSDTEEEYVVEKIVDRRERKGKVEYLLKWKGYDSGSNSWEPRENLDCPELIKAFEQSRTDAAKKDGAAAGKKRTTTKKKRTGGESENDNDGSDDEGRDDNASTKSNKSKSNDDGGDPKQADGEAVEELNGFEKGYVPEKILGATEGDNELLFLIQWKDKDKAQLVKSKEARKHCPQLVIDFYEERLIWQTVDQSQVD; encoded by the coding sequence atGGGCCGCACCAAGGAACCGAAAAACACGAACGGAAACAGCGGGAACGATAGTGACACCGAGGAAGAGTACGTGGTGGAGAAGATCGTGGACCGGCGGGAGCGCAAGGGCAAGGTAGAATATCTGCTCAAATGGAAGGGGTACGACTCGGGCAGCAATTCCTGGGAACCGCGCGAAAACCTCGACTGCCCCGAGCTGATCAAAGCGTTCGAGCAGTCGCGCACGGATGCGGCGAAAAAGGATGGTGCGGCCGCCGGCAAGAAGCGGACGACAACAAAGAAGAAGCGAACGGGCGGCGAATCGGAGAACGACAACGACGGCTCGGACGATGAGGGACGCGACGACAACGCGTCTACCAAGTCGAACAAATCCAAAAGCAACGATGACGGCGGCGATCCCAAGCAGGCGGATGGGGAAGCGGTCGAGGAGCTGAATGGCTTCGAGAAGGGCTACGTACCGGAGAAGATCCTCGGCGCCACCGAGGGAGACAATGAGCTGCTCTTCCTGATCCAGTGGAAGGACAAGGACAAGGCGCAGCTGGTCAAATCGAAGGAGGCGCGCAAGCACTGTCCCCAGCTCGTGATAGACTTCTACGAGGAGCGCCTCATCTGGCAGACGGTCGATCAGTCGCAGGTAGATTAA
- the LOC1269241 gene encoding excitatory amino acid transporter 3, producing MSNSYATAGARPTSRWKQFIKSNLLTFLTVLGVFGGTALGLTLKNSAEPWTQREVMYIQYPGDLFLRMLKCLIVPLLVSSITSAIGSLDLSMSKKIAFRAIIYYFTTTVCAVILGIILVSTIRPGAGREVSNLGGKATTRQVLTADTLLDLVRNLFPPNIIQATMFQFRTILVPPANATGVPLTQYKITSEFTEGTNVLGLVMFSVVLGTCIGKMREKGKPLLGLFETLSEAMMIITSWVIWISPIGVLFLVAAKLLEMASFVEVLGQLGWYFMTVMLGLMLHGFGTISVIFFLTTRKIAFPYIAKMSQVLATAFGTGSSSATMPITIRCLDNMGIDPRVTRFVIPVGATINMDGTALYEAVAALFIAQLRNIHLTFGHIVAVSVTATAASIGAAGIPQAGLITMVMVLDTVGLPAEDVTIIIAVDWLLDRFRTTINVMCDALGTILVNSLSKKDLSGDANGHLELAEPHELVELRPDQKE from the exons ATGTCGAACTCATACGCGACTGCCGGTGCACGGCCAACGTCACGATGGAAGCAGTTCATAAAGTCGAACCTGCTCACCTTTCTGACCGTGCTGGGCGTGTTCGGCGGCACTGCCCTCGGACTGACGCTCAAGAACTCGGCCGAACCGTGGACGCAGCGTGAGGTGATGTACATCCAGTATCCGGGCGATCTGTTCCTACG GATGCTCAAGTGTCTGATCGTGCCGCTGCTCGTCTCGTCGATCACCAGTGCGATCGGTTCGCTGGATTTGAGCATGTCGAAGAAGATCGCTTTCCGGGCGATCATCTACTACTTCACCACCACGGTCTGTGCCGTCATCTTGGGCATCATACTGGTCAGCACGATCCGGCCGGGTGCGGGCCGTGAGGTGAGCAACCTCGGTGGCAAGGCAACGACGCGGCAGGTCCTGACCGCCGACACGCTGCTCGATCTCGTCAG aAATCTATTCCCACCGAACATCATCCAGGCTACAATGTTCCAG TTCCGAACCATTCTTGTCCCTCCAGCCAATGCCACCGGTG TTCCATTGACCCAGTACAAGATCACGTCCGAGTTTACCGAGGGTACGAATGTGCTCGGTCTCGTCATGTTTAGCGTGGTGCTCGGCACCTGCATAGGCAAGATGCGCGAGAAGGGCAAGCCGCTGCTCGGGCTTTTTGAAACGCTCAGCGAAGCGATGATGATCATCACCTCGTGGGTGATCTGGATCTCGCCGATCGGTGTGCTGTTTCTGGTCGCGGCCAAGCTGCTGGAGATGGCGTCCTTCGTTGAGGTGCTGGGACAGCTGGGCTGGTACTTTATGACTGTGATGCTGGGGCTGATGCTGCACGGTTTTG GTACGATTTCGGTCATCTTCTTCCTTACCACGCGCAAGATCGCATTCCCGTACATTGCCAAGATGAGCCAGGTGCTGGCCACTGCCTTCGGTACCGGTTCGAGCTCGGCCACGATGCCCATCACGATCCGCTGCCTGGACAATATGGGCATCGATCCGCGCGTGACGCGGTTCGTCATTCCCGTCGGTGCCACGATCAACATGGACGGTACGGCACTGTACGAAGCCGTCGCCGCCCTGTTCATTGCTCAACTGCGTAACATTCATCTGACCTTTGGTCATATCGTTGCTGTAAG TGTGACTGCCACGGCAGCCTCCATCGGTGCGGCTGGTATTCCGCAAGCTGGACTTATCACGATGGTCATGGTGCTGGACACTGTAGGTTTGCCGGCCGAGGATGTTACCATCATTATTGCCGTCGATTGGCTGCT CGATCGATTCCGTACGACTATTAACGTTATGTGTGACGCCCTGGGAACGATTCTGGTCAACTCACTTTCCAAAAAGGATCTTTCCGGTGATGCCAACGGCCAT CTGGAACTGGCTGAACCACACGAACTGGTAGAACTCCGACCCGACCAGAAGGAATAA